Part of the Paenibacillus kyungheensis genome, GCAAAATATCTTACATCAAGCGCTTGGCAATATAAGCGCCGGGCACCACAATCCCCATCCTTATTCAATAAAAAGAAGCACTACAGATCAACTCACCTGTAGCGCTTCTTTTTTACATAATTTCTAATTCATTCATCAATCCTACTTCTACTACATCAACCAATCATCAGACTTGGAATTTCTCAACCATGCCTTTTAACTCTTGAGCAACATCAGACAATACAGCAGACGAAGCTGCGATTTCTTCCATTGTTGCTAATTGTTGTTCAGTAGCAGCAGATACCGATTCAATCTCACCTACTGAAGTATTAGTGATCTCAGACATTTGATGAACCGAACGGATTACTTGCTCTGTACCTTTAGAAAGAGTAGACGAAGCATCAGATACACTTTGAATATTGAAAGTCACTTCTTGTACGTACTGGCGAATCAGACCGAATGATTGTTCCGCTGTGTGTACAGCCGAAATACTTTGCAAGACTTCTTGAGAACCGGCTTCTGTGCGATCTACAACAGTATGAATCTCAGATTGAATACTGTCGATCAAAGCGCTGATTTGATTAGCAGAAGAAGAAGCTTCATCAGCTAAATTACGAATTTCTTTAGCTACTACACTAAATCCTTTACCGTGTTCGCCGGCGCGAGCCGCTTCAATACCTGCATTAAGGGACAATAGATTGGTTTGTTTAGCGATCTGGGCAATTACATTCACAATCTGTCCAATCGTCTCTGAATGATTATTTAGACTATGAACCGAACCGGACAGTTCTCCGAAAATAAATTTCAATTTACTGATTTCACTATCTGCTGCTTTGAGCGCTGTATCGCCTTCATTTACTTTTTCAGAAGCCATAACCGCTTTGGAAGCTACTTCATGAGCGCTACTAGCAATTCCTTGAATCCCTGTAGCCATTTGATTGACTGTCGACGAGGTATGATTTACATATTCCGATTGACGATCTGAACCTTCTGCCATCTCTTGAATAGATAATGCGATATGCTGAGAAGCGTTAGAAGTCTCACCAGCACTTGCTGTTAATTGTTCGGAAGAAGAAGCAAGATGAAGGGACGTATCTTTCAAATGCGATACCATTTCACGCAAGCTGTTCGTCATAGTAGCTAGTGCTGTAGATAATGCACCGATCTCATGTTTGGATTTGATATCCCATGTAGACGTTAGATCGCCCTTCGCTACCGCTTCGGTAACTTTTACAAGTTGCATAATAGGCTTGGTGAGGCGAGTAGAGAAGATGTAACCAGCGATAATTGCAAGAATAAGAGAAATCACCAGAATAATAATACTGTTGCGGAATAGTATATTTGAATCTGCCATAATCAAATTATATGGTTTTTCGCTAAATATGCTCCATCCAGTTAAAGGATCTTTGGCATAAGAGACTAATACGCGGTCTGATTTTTCACCATAAGTTAGTGTGCCTGGAGTGCCTTGAGAAGCATTTTGGAAAGAAGGGGTGTCTTTAATATCTTTATCTAATGAATTCGGATCAGGGTGAGCAAGAATTGTTCCTGTGCGGTCTGCGATATAAGCTGTCTGACCGTTTGTAGAAAATTCTTTGGCATAGGTGCTCATGCTATCTAAAGGCAATGTGACTTGAACCATACCACTGAGTGTGTTGTTTGTATCAAATACAGGGTAAACAACAGTAACAATCTTTTTACCTGTAGATTTGCTAACCAAAATATCAGAAACAACTTGTTTTTGGGTAGCTATCAACTGTTTGAAATAATCACGATCACTGGTATTGCTTAAATCGCCATCAGAACTTTTAGCAATTTGTTCACCATCTGTAGCGGTAAAAATAATCGATTGAATTTCAGGGTGTAATTTACCGACAGATACTAATAAATTTTTAACTTTTGCTAATTGAGTAGGTGTATACTCTTTGATCTCTGGATTTTCCGATAATTGTTGCAACATCTCAAATTCAGAATTGATTAAAGCTGTTGTTTTTTGAAGCACAAGATTAACATTCTGTTCGTTCATACTGTAAGCATCTTTTTCTATTTTATTGCTTGTTGTGATCAAACTGAATGTCCCGTAGACCAGTAACGGAATAAGTGCGATCAATGACATAATCATAATCAGTTGTTTTTTCATTATTATTTCCCCCGATGAATGAAATCAATTAAAGTTGACATTGATACGTTTATCGGCAGTTTTTCAGATAAGTTTAGAAATTTTGTCACCATATGTCGAAATAGGAGTAATATTCCTATGAGATAAAGAAGAAGTGCAAGATTTATTGACGAGTATGATAAAATAAGAAGTAATGAATAGATATCAAAATAGGCTTCAAAAATGAATAATTTTAAC contains:
- a CDS encoding methyl-accepting chemotaxis protein, translating into MKKQLIMIMSLIALIPLLVYGTFSLITTSNKIEKDAYSMNEQNVNLVLQKTTALINSEFEMLQQLSENPEIKEYTPTQLAKVKNLLVSVGKLHPEIQSIIFTATDGEQIAKSSDGDLSNTSDRDYFKQLIATQKQVVSDILVSKSTGKKIVTVVYPVFDTNNTLSGMVQVTLPLDSMSTYAKEFSTNGQTAYIADRTGTILAHPDPNSLDKDIKDTPSFQNASQGTPGTLTYGEKSDRVLVSYAKDPLTGWSIFSEKPYNLIMADSNILFRNSIIILVISLILAIIAGYIFSTRLTKPIMQLVKVTEAVAKGDLTSTWDIKSKHEIGALSTALATMTNSLREMVSHLKDTSLHLASSSEQLTASAGETSNASQHIALSIQEMAEGSDRQSEYVNHTSSTVNQMATGIQGIASSAHEVASKAVMASEKVNEGDTALKAADSEISKLKFIFGELSGSVHSLNNHSETIGQIVNVIAQIAKQTNLLSLNAGIEAARAGEHGKGFSVVAKEIRNLADEASSSANQISALIDSIQSEIHTVVDRTEAGSQEVLQSISAVHTAEQSFGLIRQYVQEVTFNIQSVSDASSTLSKGTEQVIRSVHQMSEITNTSVGEIESVSAATEQQLATMEEIAASSAVLSDVAQELKGMVEKFQV